In the genome of Dromiciops gliroides isolate mDroGli1 chromosome 1, mDroGli1.pri, whole genome shotgun sequence, the window gtgctttatccactgcgccacctagctgccctcaacattagtttttataagattttgaattctaaatttttctccctctccccttactaagacagaaagcaatctgatatagattataaatgtacagtcacattacacatatttccacattaatcatgttgtgaaggaagaatcagaacaaaaggggaaaccctcaagaaagaaagagagagagagagagagagagagagagagagagagagagagagaaagaaagagaaagaaagaaagaaaaagaaaaatagtatggtttgatttgcattcagatcccacagttctttttctgcatgtggagagtattttccaccatgagtcctttggaattgtcttggaccatcgtattgctgagaagagccaagtctatcccagttgatcatcacacaatgttgctgttactgtgtacactgttctcctggttctgctcacttcactcagcatcagtccacttaagtctttccaggtttctctgaactcctcctgctcatcatttcttacagcacaacactattccattacactcatataccacaacttgttcagccattccccacttgatgggcacctcctcaatttccaattccttcccaccacaaagagctgctagaaatatttttgtacatgtgggtcctttctccttttttatgatctctttgggatacagacctagtagtggtattactgggtcaaagggtacagcaagcattattaagtgcttactatatgtgtggcattgtgctaagtgctttacaatctgAAAACAGTCAGATTCACAGCCAGGAGAATAAAGCACAAATGGCCTGGACCTGTCTCCAAAATAGGGGCCCCTGGAAGGAATTCACCAATAGGAGAAGGCAGCCAGCAAGACAACTGAGTCATGGTAGAGAAATCTGgagaaagtcagaagcacaggCAAAATGAAGGTGTTCtggctttcttctttcccccaggGAGCtgccaatttatttatttattttttttgggtgaggcgattggggttaagtgacttgcccagggtcacacagctagtaagtgtcaagtgtctgaggtgggatttgaactcaggtcctcctgaatccacggccagtgctttattcactgcatcacttagctgccactGCCAATGGATTTTGAAAAGAAAGCTATGCCTCTATGAAGAAGACAGAGGGCAGTGAGGGGCTTAGAAAGGGAAAGCCACATCCCCAAAGAAAAGCAAGTTTCCAGGGAAGCTGCGTGGATGGAGGTTATAATCAAGCAACCATCgagcgcctactgtgtgccaggcacttaataaatgcaactGGAGGAATCGGGAAAGACATCCATTGCCATTGATGTGGGCATTGTGTATGTTTTCCCAGGTTCCCTTCAGCCTAatagttccttttcttttaaaatattttctatttaaaaaaaggcggggggcagctaggtggtacagtggataaagcaccggccctggattcaggaggacctgagttcaattccggcctcagacacttgacactaactagctgtgtgaccctgggcaagtcacttaaccctcattgccttacccccccccccaaaaaaaatttttttctatttctatcttttttttttttactcacctATGGCTCCCaattctccctccatcccttatGACAGAGAgtaaaacaagaaagagaaaaaaaggcagctcaacaaaactaaacaacaaagaACTGAATCTAATAGCGTAGGCAGTACTTCATACTCCCCAACCCTCGCCTCTGCAAAGAAGGTCCTGATCATAACACAACGTTTTGTGTTGGTCATTTCGatccttccatttacattgttgcagtcatGGTGGATCCGGgtttcctggttttgcttccaATTTTCAGAAAGTCCAACTACCTTTCTTTGAGGCTGACAATAAAACTGGACGAATGAAGGGAGCTGTCTTTGTCCAGCTCTTGGGACAGAACCAGGGTCTTTGATGGCAGGAAAGACCTTTGCCCTCCCCCTCCATGCCAGATCTTGGTGCCTATTCTAGGCGCCATACTGGTCTCTATTCCTGGATTGCCCTCCCTCAACCTCCACAAATTTATCCTATAGTTAGTttatttgtaaatagttgtttgtgtgccccccccattagaatgggatctccttgagagaagggaggggctcagcacttaacacagtgccccaATCAAGAAGGTGCTGAGCCATTTCCACCATAAATATTTTCATGGACCGCATGTGTCCAATCTGTGGTGCAGCCTTCCAAACTTGTATTAGTTTGATCAGCCATGGCCAAACACTGtaccctgactccaagactgTGATATCATTGTGATGTGGGAGGTGgctttaattgatcagattgattatGAGGCTTCCCACAGAATtaaaagactcagtgactcagtttcccaagttttattgcaatactgggagtgaccacagggagagcaccatagagttgtctctcaaatagggaaagagaagacagttatatttatagcatagataaactgattatcagtctcattatcaTAATCTCTACTTTAGGGAGGTAcgggggagggcttatcctaattgggacttcctggggtcctaagccaaccctgaggtgggtacctttttctgagCAGGTGTGTTTTGAGGGTTTACTGGTCATAAGGTGAACTGGGGATATATTTGGCCTCTTCTGTGCATGTTCCCTCAACTTGCCAGGGTCAGAGTGTCCCTGTGTTCTTCATCCTTAGGCCTAGTTCCTGtgtattaacatttatcagttaggatttctataacccgtctctttatgtttttgttgtagttaaggtctctataacctgcctcttcatttttttgtgatgagtggtgattaatgggggTAATTAACAGGAGCCAGACCTCCAGGTACCAGTTTACAAGAAACTGGGCCCTGactttgatgagggcccaagtcttaagttatccattaatccttTTCAGAACTTTGATCTAAATTAGAATTCtggtcttaggtttgtctgttaacctCTCCAACATCAATTGGTCTtctaagaaaatgaaggacagggggcatctaggtggcacagtggatagagcaccagccctggatgcaggaggaccagagttcaaatccagcctcagatacttgacacttactacctgtttgaccctgggcaagtcacttaaccctcattgccccgcaaaaactaaaactaaaacaaaaacaaacaaaaagaaaagaaaagaaaatgaaggacaggcaAGAACAATAACatcttaacccagtgcctggcaaacagtaggggaaaaatataaaagaaatatttttaaaaatttaaaatataaatattaaaaaatattttaaaaatataaaagtttgGAAACTATAAGACAGTAATTATCTAAAGTATctggtactgggggcagctaggtggtacagtggatcaagcaccagccctggattcaggaggatctgagttcaaatccagattcagacacttgacatttactagctgtgtgaaccttgggcaagtcacttaaccctcattcattgccccaccaaaaaaaaaaaagtttctggtaCTTgctaaaacagaaaaataaatcagtggaacagagtggatatacaatacacagtagcaaatgattatagtaaccttgtgttaaacaaatgtaaagatttaagctttgggggtaagaattcattatttggtaaaaaaaaaatattttttggaaagcagtctggcataAATTGGGCACAGACCAATATCTtaaaccatttaccaagataaggtcaaaatggatacatgacccaGATATTCAGGAAGATAccacaagaaatttttttttcttttttttttaaagaaaattatttttaatagtattttattttttccaattacatgtaaaaatattttttcaacattcatttttgtaaaattttgagttccaagttttgccccctctcttctcttccccctcacaaagccagaaagcagtctgatataggttacagtTATAGGTTATAGGTATATATAGGTtacacaatcatgttaaacatatttccacatgagtcatgttatgagagaagaataagaacaaggggaaaaccacaagaaagaagaaacaaacaaaataacaacaaaaacaacaaaagtgaaattagtgcacttctatctgcattcagactccatagatctttttctggatgtggagagcattttctatcatgagtcttggaattgtctttgatcattatgtggctgagaagagttaagtctgtcacagttgatcatcacacaatgttgctgttactgtagtacaagaaaatttgaggaaCATGGAACATAAATATTACCTCTCAGACTCATGGATAAGAGACTAATAATACATgaagaaacaagagatagagagcattataatgtataaagtggataatttcaattatattaaattagatttttttgtacaaagaaaacaaatgtagccTACATTAGAAGGAAAGCTGAAAATTGAGGGGGATGTTTTACGGATAATCTCTCAGATAATGGTCTTActtctcaaatagaaaaggaactttttcagatttataagaatataaatcatttcccaattaacaagcaatcaaaggatatgaataggtagttttttaatgaaatcaaaatcatctatattcatatgaaaaattatctaaatcattatttattagaaaagtgcacattaaaacaactctgagatattattttacacctatcagattggctaaaatgattgatgtccttcatttggggaatggctaattaagttgtggtctatgattaATGTGGAATAGCTGATTGATtatagaaagacatggaaagacttgcatgcaataatgaaaaatgaaaggagtggtaccaatagaacattgtacatagtaatagaaTATTGTCctaagaacaattttgaatgaCTAATTTATCTTGAGTGTCATAAATACTCAAACCAACCACAAAGGACCTATGGGGGAAGATGCTagccacatccagagaaagaactgataaatagaagttcttgcccaggatcacacagctagtaagtgtgggtGAGGTGGATAGGGGGGGAGAAGAAATAGTAtatagcagagaacaaaagaaaacttagaaggaagcactGAAAAGTAGAATAGCTTTGAAAACAGCATGGAGCATTTATGACATAGTTTCTCAAAAGAGTATATAatctgaaatggaaattcatggtctTATGCTGTGCTAGAAATGTTCTTCCCcccctttcattttgtatttaagttcaaaatgaatttaaaaaattttaaaaaaaacctgcaaAGGCCTTATCTTGAACTTATAATGGACTTGTATGTTCTTaagtttagaactagaagggacctcagacctcatctagcccaaccccctcgtTTTGTAGTTGAAACCAAGGGACAGAAACATAAAacgatttgcccagagtcacctagGTAGCAAGAGGCTAAGCCAGGGTTCAAACtcagcagttaggtggcacacagtggatagagcactggccctggagtcaacagtgcctgagttcaagtctcacctcagacacttactagctatgtgaccctgggcaagtcacttacccccaatgaCCTTAAAGATCCAGGACCATCTGCAgacgtcctgatctatatcttgccactggacccagatggctctggaggagagagtgaggttggtcaccttgcacagctctccctcacttcaatctgATCCAgtgtgagtcatgacatcactccaacatcacggtcctcttcaagattgAAGGGAAAACACCAACAACATCTGACTCCCAACCCAACACTCCTTCCAAGACAACGTCCTGCCTCTTGTGTGTATTACTTTCCTTGTAGTTCCTCTAGGCTAGTTGGCTGCAGTCTCTCTGAGGGAGACTTTTCCATCTCTCCCAGACCCTGATGCcgtgctctgcacatagtaggcacttgctGTTAGAACCCCAGAATGGACATAGCCCACCGTTAGATGATGGGACCCAAGGCTCTTCAGCCCCCAGGGGCCATGGGCACCCACCAGGCTGGATCTAGCTCAGCAGAGTAGCCCATAGACCCAGCTCCAGTCCTGGTATCATGCTCTTAATTTGCTTGAGGTGCATGAACCTCTTCCCTTGTTCCTGAGCTGAGCTCTTGTTTTAAACTCTATCCTTAACCTCTTCCTGCTTACCCCAGCTTGAAACCCTGGGCCCAGTACACTCTCACCTTTGCCCTCTGCCTATTTGGTCCTTTGCACACCGATCCTTCTACCCCTATGCTCTGACCACTCTTGTGCTGGTGCCCATGTTGTGGCCTGGCTCAGGTCACCGGGTACCAATAGCCAGACTAAAGAGGCCCATGGCTGGGAGACTGTAAGGAAATTTATAGATGTCATACAAttcacccctcccctctttcacaaatacagagggggaaactgaggtctgagaggttatgacttgtccaagatcacacagagggCCACACATTATATTATGCTAATGTCCCTTCTGCTACCTCGGCCCAGCTGTCTGAATGCCAACTACTCCCCACCTACTCAGATTTCCACTCTGGCTAAGACAGTTAATGATTCCATTTACACTGATGTGGCTCAGTATTGTCATTGCAGGAAGTCTCCAGCAGGGTGCTCCAGGGATCTATGCTTGGTGATATTTTTACCAATGACTCAGATAAAGACAGGGATGGCATGCTCGTCAGATTTGAAAATGACACCAAGCTGGGAGAGATTTCTAACACACTGGGTGACGAAGCCAGGATCCAACAGGACCCTGACAGGCTGGAGCACTGGGCTAAATTGaatgagatgaaattcaatagggacaAATGGAAAGTCTTGCATTTggataccaaaaaaaacaaaaaaagaaaaagaaaaaagaaaaaatcacttttaaaaatgtaagaagGTAGATCCATGGATAGAAAATAGCTATTCTtagtgaaatttctctttctttctttctggtggggcaatgagggttaagtgacttgcccagggtcacagagctagtaagtgtcaagtgtctgaggtgggatttgaactcaggtcctcctgaatccagggccagtgctttatccactgcactacctagctgcctccaaaaataGCTATTCTttaaaaagatctgggagtttaatgggggaaggagagaagcatttattgaatacctactatgtgccaagcactgtgctaagtgctggagataaaaaaagaagcaaaaacactGGAAAGCTTACAAGCTAATGGGGAGGACAACATACAAAGCAAGCTGTTTACGGGATAATTAGGAgctaattaacagagggaaagcactagaatcaagaggggtgagggaaggcttcctataggaggtggaattttagttgggatttaaaaaaaaccaaggaggttaaataaacatttattaagtacctactatgtgccggttACTGTGATTGATCAATCAATTGATCTCAATAGGTCAGCAATATGATATGGAAACCAATATAGGCAATCTGATCTTGAGCTACATCAAAATCAACCAGTCAAtcactgaacatttattaagtacctactatataccaggtaccaTAATTGATTAACTGGGTGATCTCAATATGTCAGCAATGTGATATGGATACCTATATAGGTAATCTGATTTTGAACTACATCAAAATCAACCAGTCAATCActgaacatttatttaatacctaatatgtgccaggcactgtgattaACTAATTGATTGGTCTTGATGTGTCAGCAGTGTTGTGGTGTATGTTgctgatgaaatattattgtgctttaagaaataacaagcaggatgatttcagaaaagcctggaaagatttgtacgaactgatgtctagtgaagtgagcagaaccaggagaacattgtacacagagatagcaatattgtctgatgaactgtgaaagacctaactattctcaacaatacaatgatccaagacaatcccaaaggactactgatgaaacatactctccacttCCAAAAAAAccactgatattgatggaacacagaccgaagcatgctatttatcactctcattttttcttttattaatttgtacaaaatgattaatatggtaatgtttgacATTATTGTAcaagtataacccatatctgattgcttatccctcggataaaaattggaacccaaaactataaataaaaatgtttattacttttaaaaatgtcagcAGTGTGATAGGGAAATCAGTATTGGGATCTTCGGCTACATTAAAATCAGCCAAccaatcactaaacatttattaagttcctacacTATGCTGGGTACTGTAATTGACCAATTGATTGAGTGGTCTCCACAGGTCCTTAGTGTGATATGGAAACCATTATTGGGATCTTGGGCTATATTAGAAGGGGCAAGGCTtctaggaagaggaaggggatcaTCCTTCCATCCTCTGCCCTCATGAGGcctcatctggagtattgtgtgtgGCCAGGTCTGGACACCACAGGTTGAGAAGAACATTGATCAGCTGGAGAGTGTCCACAGGAAGGTGACGAGACTGGTAAAGGGCCTTGACTCCGTATCATATCAGGAGCAATGGAAGGACCTGGAGATTAGTTTAGCTCAGAGAGAAGACTCAGAGGGAACAAGGGAGTTGTATTCAAGCATTTGAAGAGGTGTCAGAAGGAGAAGGAATCTGATTTGTTCTGTTAGGTTCCAGATGGTAGGAGTAGGAGCAGATTCCATAGAGCCCAGTTTGGATGGAAGTTCCCAAGAGCCCAGTGTAGCCTGggtgtcaggaaaaacttcctaataagttgttgttgagtcgtttttcagtcatttccaactcttcatgaccccatttggggttttcttggcagaaatactgtggtagtttgccatttccttctctatctcatttttttttcccactgggtataagtatttattagggaAGTCCCCTATATCACACACATTTAACATACTCACCCCAAGTTTGGTTTCTAAAAATGGCAGAGGTGGTTTGGAGCGCTCAGGAGACAAGGTACTCTGGCTTGAGTAGGGGGGTTGGcgcagggaagaagggggagaaatgACTGCCCCCCTACACATCACCTCAGAAAGTCTGAGGCGAGAATATGTCCCCACACCACACACATGCTGCTAGCTCCCAATGGACAGTCTTTGCTCCCGGTGGGGAGATACATGGAAGGGTTGTCTTCGGTAAGAAGGGTGTCTTGCTATCTCTTGCTGCTCCTCCGAGTCTCTTTGCCGTTGCtgatgggggtggaggagggaccTGGAGGGTCAGCAGGTGTGTGGCTAGGCTGACTTCGAGTAACTCGGGTGCTGATAGGGTGAGAAGGGGCATGGGGTGCATGGGAGCCATTGCCTGGGCCAGAAGGGGTGCTTAGGCCGTTCCCATTTTGACTCTCAGAGGCTGGAGAGCCAGCAGGAGGGCCAGCTGGAGACTGGGAAGCGGCAGAAGTGCTGTCGTTCTGTACCGTTTTGCTGGGGAGCTGCTGGGCACGGTATTCAGGATTTGGCTCACTGAAGTTGGGGACCTCAGAATAGACCATACAGAATTCTCCGATCTTCTGTAGATCACCCCCTCGGCCAGTGTAGAGTGTCAGACAAGCCTTTAAACACTGAAGCGTACCCCTTAGTGAGTTGAATAATGTCCCCTGGCTGGATCAGGTTGCCAACATCATCCCAAACAGATATATTGATGCTCCCTGTTTTGTCTGCTACTTTGCAGGTCCTCACTTCGTGTCCATCTTTTGTCTTGGTCACTCGGCCTGTCTCTAGCACAATGAGGATGAGATTCAGATTCTTAAGTCCTGGCTTGATATCTTTCACAAAGGTTTCCGTCGTCATGCTGCCCAGGCCTCCACTCCCGCAGCCGGATGCAGCCCGATGGAACGTAGAGTCACAGACATTCCAGGAagtctccatctcattttaaggaagagaaaaccgaggcaaacagggttaagtgactttctcagggtcgcacagccagtgagtgcctggggctggatttgaactcaggctgagcactctatgcactgcaccacttagcagaTGGTGCTATCTGAAAGTGTAATGGGCTGCTTTGGGAGGTGATGGGTTCCCCCTTCAAGAATAAagctggaggggggcagctaggtggcgcagtggatagagcaccagccctggagtcaggaggacctgagttcaaatctggcctcagacacttaacacttactagctgtgtgaccctgggcaagtcacataacccaaattgcctcacaaaaaaaaaaaaaaagaatgaagctgGAGGACCCTTTGTCAGGTACATTATCATGGGAATTCGTTTTCCTATACTGGTACAGGTTGGATTCAGTGGCTACTCCTCATTTCTGTACTTTCAGGTGTATCCAGTCACCCTGGCCTTGCTCTTGGCTTTTTCCTCAGGACTTCCAATAAGCAATCCTGTCAGTTGGTCCAGCCCATCTCCCAATCTTGTTTCTTCCCAAAATGCCTTCTTAGTTACAAGTTGGGGCACTTCAATTTGGAGGCAAGAATTGAGTTTTTTCACACCTTCATCTAGGATTGGTTCTGCCACCTAGCGgcgaataaaataaaattccccaTCTGCTTCACTTAAGTGAACCATATCCAATAGGCACAGGATACTGCTGCCCTCAGAGGGCTTTTGTTCTACTAGAGGGGAAACAACATAGACACAAGTaattacaaaatagatacaaagaaatTTCAACAGGGAGACACTGGAACATCAGGAATTGGTACCtggattctgctttttttttttttttttttggatgaggcaattggggttaagggacttgcccagggtcacacagctagtaagtgtcaagtgtctgagacaggatttgaactcaggtccttctgaatcctgggccggtgcgctatccactgcgctacctagttgcccctctggaTACTGTCTTCAATGAAGCTAGGGATTTCAAGGGCCAGggataagaagggagggaaaccactcatgcaaaggtatggaggtgggagataaaGGTTGTTGTAAACAAGCAGAAGCTAGCAGGCCCACTTGATTGGAAAAGAGATTGTGTGAAGAGAGTGATATGAAAGGTAGACAGAGGCTAGGTAGTGCGGGACTAGGAATACCAGGCTACAGGTCTTATCATTTATCCTAGGAGCCACAGGGAACCAAGGAACATGTCTGAATATGGGAATAATAGGGTCAGGTGTGTTTTAGGAATCTCAGTTTCAGGCCTGACTGGAGAATGGATTGGGGATGGACGGTAGGGGGAAGTAGAGGCAGGGAGTTTGTCCAGGAGGCTGCTGCAATAGAAATGAGGAGGGCCCTGCGAGTAGAGGAAAGAGGATGGTTACCAGAGGCAGAGTGGATAAGACGTAGAAACTGACCAGAAGAGGGAATtcatggagagagggaagaatcgAGAATAATTCCAAACTTGTGAGCCCGGGCATCTGGAAGGATGGCAGATTGTGATCCCCATTCCTGCTTCCCCATCATTTGGTGAGACTGTTGTCCATGACTGCCCACCGGTCCTCCACAGGAGATGCCATCTTCCAGGGGAATCCATTCCTGAATGTCCTTAATTCTAGAGCCTTCCCTTTATTggctatctccattttatcctgtcTATTGCTTGtggacatagttgtttgcatgttgtttcccccattagactgtgtcctcctcgagggcagggacggactgccttttgcctttctttgtagcctcaacactaaacacagtgcctggcacatagtaggtactatatacatgttagccattattattataataataattcattgtttgcgtgttgtctctcccatcagactgtgacctccttgagagcagggcctgccttttgcctgtctttgtatccccagtgcttagcatactgcatggcacatagtaggcccttaaaatgcttattgaccgacTGACAAATTAACAGTCCTTTAAGtagaagtcaacaagcattttccaATCATCTTCCAACATAACCCGTGACTCCCTCGCTGGCTTGTAAGTTCCTTTAGAGCCGTGGACAGgtgtggtttcctttgtattcctggtaTTCCAGAACGCGGTAGTTGCAGCATAAATGCTGGTTAAATCAAACCTCTCTTTGAACACGTTGATTGTTGATTGATGTTGGGCTTCAGGACACATGAGGTTGATCCTGCTTACCTGTAATGATGGGGTTCAGAGGTCAGCCTGACTTCCTGTGCCAATCCGCCACAGAAGCTTTTGATGTGGCAATGGGGCAGCTTGAAAAGAGCcatgacttggagtcaggagcccttgttttgaatcttggctttg includes:
- the LOC122735778 gene encoding LOW QUALITY PROTEIN: SOSS complex subunit B1-like (The sequence of the model RefSeq protein was modified relative to this genomic sequence to represent the inferred CDS: deleted 1 base in 1 codon), which codes for MTTETFVKDIKPGLKNLNLILIVLETGRVTKTKDGHEVRTCKVADKTGSINISVWDDVGNLIQPGDIIQLTKGYASVFKGCLTLYTGRGGDLQKIGEFCMVYSEVPNFSEPNPEYRAQQLPSKTVQNDSTSAASQSPAGPPAGSPASESQNGNGLSTPSGPGNGSHAPHAPSHPISTRVTRSQPSHTPADPPGPSSTPISNGKETRRSSKR